A single genomic interval of Daucus carota subsp. sativus chromosome 1, DH1 v3.0, whole genome shotgun sequence harbors:
- the LOC108214391 gene encoding F-box/kelch-repeat protein At3g23880: MKVKKNITAARVNGVRKMPAELPEELIRNEILIRLPIKYVARFKSVSKSWLSLLSDPEFVREHYTRSASGNPNEYDCLIAEKQFRIVILSRYNETLVLPTDKHYQLVGSINGIVCLRRCQKLSLWNPAIHQSKEVTIAPHHSGEINSIGFGFDPVSNDYKVVVSIDSRFASFYSSKFDSWTDLFVSPTLLPKSRDCDSFAPTTIVKNCPYWTTMVYRLTTPFIYFASLKFDAGSNEFKLLPNFYYGRSGARGKDFKFVNMKDCLALMVHERDSIDTLVEVYSLDEEGCGVWNKMYNLGPFNIHESVLLSQGFKYGGEILCHVYGKLLCYDLKTGTIKHIQDTTGIRVVYGYTPSLLSLPGMESVYLQTQTRTHGLGSRTPRRLINSLRG; encoded by the coding sequence ATGAaggtgaaaaaaaatattacggCCGCTAGAGTAAACGGGGTAAGAAAGATGCCGGCAGAACTGCCGGAGGAATTAATCCGTAACGAGATACTTATCCGCCTCCCAATCAAATATGTGGCACGATTCAAATCTGTTTCTAAATCTTGGCTATCCCTCCTTTCTGATCCTGAATTTGTGAGAGAACATTACACTCGCAGCGCCTCTGGAAACCCTAACGAGTACGACTGTCTCATAGCTGAAAAACAATTCAGGATCGTCATTCTCTCCCGATACAACGAAACTTTGGTTCTTCCTACCGATAAACACTATCAATTGGTTGGTTCTATCAACGGCATAGTTTGTCTCCGTCGCTGCCAAAAGTTGTCCTTGTGGAATCCTGCGATTCATCAATCGAAAGAGGTAACTATTGCACCACACCATTCTGGTGAAATCAATAGCATCGGATTCGGTTTTGATCCAGTAAGTAATGATTACAAGGTTGTAGTCTCGATTGATTCAAGGTTTGCTAGTTTTTACTCTTCTAAATTCGATTCTTGGACTGATTTATTTGTTTCCCCTACTCTTCTTCCTAAAAGTAGAGACTGTGACTCATTTGCCCCAACTACTATTGTAAAAAATTGCCCTTACTGGACAACAATGGTCTATAGACTCACAACACCgtttatatattttgcttcACTGAAGTTTGATGCTGGGAGTAATGAGTTCAAGCTGTTGCCTAATTTTTACTATGGTAGAAGTGGTGCACGTGGAAAGGATTTTAAATTTGTGAATATGAAGGATTGTCTTGCTTTGATGGTGCATGAACGTGATTCTATTGATACACTCGTAGAGGTATATTCTTTGGACGAGGAGGGTTGTGGTGTTTGGAATAAGATGTACAATCTGGGACCTTTCAATATTCATGAGAGTGTACTTCTGTCACAGGGTTTTAAGTATGGTGGTGAGATTTTATGTCATGTGTATGGCAAACTTCTCTGCTATGATCTCAAGACAGGCACTATTAAACACATTCAAGATACAACTGGTATTCGTGTAGTCTATGGATATACCCCTAGTTTGCTTTCTCTGCCAGGAATGGAGTCTGTTTATCTACAAACCCAAACTCGTACACATGGTCTCGGCTCTAGAACTCCTCGGCGATTAATCAATTCATTAAGAGGATAA